The Halococcus agarilyticus genome includes a region encoding these proteins:
- a CDS encoding DNA topoisomerase VI subunit B produces MPSLQSTLDEEGVAAELAEGQRAISIAEFFEKNKHMLGFDSGARGLVTAVKEAVDNALDAAEEAGHLPDIYIEIEEVGDYYRLVVEDNGPGITADELPKVFGKLLYGSRFHKREQARGQQGIGISAAVLYSQLTSGKPAKITSRTQGSEDAKYFELIIDTDTNEPEVSVDETTTWDRPHGTRIELEMEANMRARSQLRDYVKHTAVVNPHARIELREPNGEFKAERATDQLPAETEEIRPHPHGVELGTLLKMLDSTDSYSVSGFLQGEFTRVGGKTATGVIERFNDHHYGREMAWQTPKSHDVADVEAAVADAVANKGREATDAFASHVAESVAEHDRLAHHELTELVAAAADAAEADTGTAFGDTVQGKAVGAAWNTVRTDLNADLYALVDDATSTRKDDAVIESFAERLSAKFDSSDGDGSRERDRLTRDTLRGYVDRAADMTAERDDVSFGGTARENVVDAIWDVCRTVPDEPPNVQAIADDRDIASALLDAMRETDIIAPPTDCLSPITADLVRSGLEKEFDADFYASATRDAGVHGGDPFIVEAGIAYGGELAAEGGVELLRFANRVPLVYQRGACATTDVLKGIGWRNYGLDQPGGSGLPNGPAVVMIHVASTNVPFTSESKDAIANVPEIEDEIELAVREAARELKSYLNKRQSMQQRREKQDVLSTVLPEMAEKLADVTEREQLEIDDSLARIMNNVLVERHVEDSRVKLVVENHSGTNESPDVTEIVSAEPSAVSDGARVVEMDGEWFIKWSPEVGSDDETVLEYEIDGDASFDLDVTGVESEKLTNNA; encoded by the coding sequence ATGCCCTCGCTCCAGTCGACGCTCGACGAGGAGGGGGTCGCCGCCGAGCTCGCGGAGGGCCAGCGCGCGATCTCCATCGCCGAGTTCTTCGAGAAGAACAAGCACATGCTCGGGTTCGACAGCGGAGCCCGGGGCCTCGTCACCGCCGTCAAGGAGGCCGTCGACAACGCCCTCGACGCCGCCGAGGAGGCCGGCCACCTCCCCGACATCTACATCGAGATCGAAGAGGTCGGCGACTACTATCGTCTGGTGGTCGAGGACAACGGGCCAGGGATCACCGCCGACGAACTCCCGAAGGTGTTCGGCAAACTCCTCTATGGCTCCCGGTTCCACAAGCGCGAACAGGCTCGGGGCCAGCAGGGGATCGGCATTTCGGCGGCGGTGCTTTACTCCCAGCTCACCAGCGGCAAGCCCGCGAAGATCACGAGCCGGACACAGGGCAGCGAGGACGCCAAATACTTCGAGCTCATCATCGACACCGACACCAACGAGCCCGAGGTCTCGGTCGACGAGACGACGACGTGGGATCGGCCGCACGGCACACGGATCGAGCTCGAAATGGAGGCGAACATGCGCGCGCGCTCCCAGCTCCGGGATTACGTCAAGCACACCGCGGTCGTGAACCCCCACGCCCGGATCGAGCTCCGCGAGCCGAACGGCGAGTTCAAGGCCGAGCGCGCGACCGACCAGCTTCCCGCCGAAACCGAAGAGATCCGCCCGCATCCCCACGGTGTGGAGCTCGGCACCCTGCTCAAGATGCTCGATTCGACCGACTCGTACAGCGTTTCGGGGTTCCTCCAGGGGGAGTTCACCCGCGTCGGGGGAAAAACGGCGACGGGCGTGATCGAGCGGTTCAACGATCACCACTACGGCCGCGAGATGGCGTGGCAAACCCCGAAATCCCACGACGTCGCCGATGTCGAAGCCGCCGTCGCGGACGCGGTGGCGAACAAGGGGCGCGAGGCGACCGACGCGTTCGCGAGCCACGTGGCCGAAAGCGTCGCCGAGCACGATCGGCTCGCTCACCACGAACTCACCGAACTCGTCGCGGCCGCTGCCGACGCTGCCGAAGCCGACACGGGGACCGCCTTCGGGGACACGGTACAGGGGAAGGCCGTCGGCGCAGCCTGGAACACGGTCCGAACCGACCTGAACGCCGATCTCTACGCGCTGGTCGACGACGCGACGAGCACGCGGAAAGACGATGCTGTCATCGAGTCGTTCGCCGAGCGGTTGAGTGCGAAATTCGACAGCAGCGACGGGGACGGAAGTAGGGAACGGGACCGTCTGACCCGCGACACCCTCCGGGGATACGTCGACCGGGCTGCGGATATGACCGCCGAGCGCGACGATGTCTCCTTCGGCGGGACTGCACGCGAGAACGTGGTCGACGCGATCTGGGACGTCTGTCGCACCGTGCCGGACGAGCCACCGAACGTGCAAGCGATCGCCGACGATCGCGATATCGCGAGCGCGTTGCTCGACGCGATGCGCGAGACCGACATCATCGCGCCGCCGACGGACTGTCTCTCGCCCATCACGGCGGACCTCGTCCGATCGGGGCTCGAAAAGGAGTTCGACGCCGACTTCTACGCATCCGCGACGCGGGACGCCGGCGTTCACGGCGGCGACCCGTTCATCGTCGAAGCGGGGATCGCCTACGGCGGCGAGCTCGCCGCGGAGGGTGGCGTCGAACTGCTGCGCTTTGCGAACCGCGTCCCGCTGGTCTACCAGCGCGGGGCGTGTGCGACCACCGACGTGCTGAAGGGGATCGGCTGGCGGAACTACGGGTTGGATCAGCCAGGCGGCTCGGGTCTTCCCAACGGTCCCGCCGTCGTCATGATCCACGTCGCCTCGACGAACGTGCCCTTCACTTCGGAGTCGAAGGACGCGATCGCGAACGTCCCCGAAATCGAAGACGAGATCGAGCTCGCGGTCAGGGAGGCCGCCCGCGAGCTGAAGAGCTACCTCAACAAACGCCAGTCGATGCAGCAACGCCGAGAGAAACAGGACGTGCTCTCGACGGTCCTGCCGGAGATGGCCGAAAAACTCGCTGACGTTACCGAACGCGAGCAGTTGGAGATCGACGACTCGCTCGCGCGGATCATGAACAACGTGCTCGTCGAGCGCCACGTCGAGGACAGTAGGGTAAAGCTCGTCGTCGAGAACCACTCCGGAACCAACGAATCACCCGACGTGACCGAGATCGTCTCGGCGGAACCGTCGGCGGTCTCGGACGGCGCGCGCGTGGTCGAGATGGACGGCGAGTGGTTCATCAAGTGGTCGCCCGAGGTGGGAAGCGACGACGAGACCGTCCTCGAATACGAGATCGACGGCGACGCCAGCTTCGATCTCGACGTCACCGGCGTCGAGAGCGAGAAACTCACGAACAACGCCTGA
- a CDS encoding DNA topoisomerase IV subunit A, whose amino-acid sequence MSTDTPPDIDESARERLIDLAADFYDQFAAGEIPEMEIPTRTKSNIEYDEESDVWVYGDRQSTRSANSVRGARKLLKAIYTIEFLADQLDEDRSSTLRELYYLSESWDEEEAQFNDQDESNQLVEDLEIVSEVTREDFHMRPEESGATLMGPLHLREQTRRGERDIHCQEDVGEGGYQIPNNPDTIEFLDHDAEFVLCVETGGMRDRLVENGFDDDYGTIVVHLKGQPARATRRITKRLHDELDLPVVVFTDGDPWSYRIYGSVAYGSIKSAHLSDYLATPEAQFIGIQPSDIVEYDLPTDPLSDSDINALESELTDPRFQTDYWREQIELQLDIGKKAEQQSLAARGLDFVTDTYLPERLDAMGVL is encoded by the coding sequence ATGAGCACCGATACACCACCCGATATCGACGAATCGGCGCGCGAGCGGCTGATCGACCTCGCCGCCGACTTCTACGACCAGTTCGCCGCGGGCGAGATCCCCGAAATGGAGATCCCGACGCGGACGAAATCGAACATCGAGTACGACGAGGAGAGCGACGTCTGGGTGTACGGCGACCGCCAGAGCACCCGGAGCGCGAACTCGGTCCGCGGCGCGCGCAAGCTGCTGAAGGCGATCTACACCATCGAGTTCCTCGCCGACCAGCTCGACGAAGATCGCTCGTCGACCCTGCGGGAACTCTACTACCTCTCGGAAAGCTGGGACGAGGAGGAGGCCCAGTTCAACGATCAGGACGAGTCGAATCAGCTGGTCGAGGACTTGGAAATCGTCTCGGAGGTGACCCGCGAGGACTTCCACATGCGCCCGGAGGAATCCGGTGCGACCCTGATGGGACCGCTCCACCTCCGCGAGCAAACTCGCCGGGGCGAGCGCGACATCCACTGTCAGGAGGACGTCGGCGAGGGGGGTTACCAGATCCCGAACAACCCCGACACCATCGAGTTCCTCGATCACGACGCCGAGTTCGTGCTCTGTGTCGAGACGGGTGGGATGCGCGATCGGCTCGTCGAAAACGGGTTCGACGACGACTACGGGACGATCGTCGTCCACCTCAAGGGTCAGCCGGCGCGCGCGACCAGACGCATCACCAAACGCCTCCACGACGAACTCGATCTTCCCGTGGTGGTGTTCACTGACGGCGACCCGTGGAGCTATCGGATCTACGGGTCGGTGGCCTACGGCTCGATCAAGTCCGCGCATCTCTCGGACTATCTCGCCACGCCGGAGGCCCAGTTTATCGGAATCCAACCCAGCGACATCGTGGAGTATGACCTCCCGACGGACCCGCTCAGCGACTCGGATATCAATGCCCTCGAAAGCGAGCTCACCGATCCACGGTTCCAGACCGACTACTGGCGCGAGCAGATCGAACTCCAGCTCGACATCGGGAAGAAGGCCGAACAGCAGTCGCTCGCCGCTCGTGGGTTGGACTTCGTCACCGACACCTACCTGCCCGAGCGCCTCGACGCGATGGGCGTGCTCTAA
- a CDS encoding PAS domain S-box protein, translating into MEATATVLLVDDEPGVAETAAAFVERANGSLTTTTATNPTAALDRFEENGIDCVVSDYDMPGMDGLALFEAVAERDTETPFILFTGKGSEEVASEAISLGVTDYLQKETGTEQYEVLANRIENAVAARRATERLDRYETMIESVDDGLYTVDAEGRFTAVNDSFVALTGYDRSSLVGNDVSVLKDDETVERFEECVRRMLRDDRNEAYVEFDLRTAAGEVIPCEDHLVLQTDAGEYAGVAGVVRDVSGRERREPDHERDRGG; encoded by the coding sequence ATGGAAGCCACGGCGACCGTGCTGCTGGTGGACGACGAGCCAGGCGTCGCCGAGACCGCGGCCGCGTTCGTCGAGCGGGCGAACGGATCGCTCACGACCACGACCGCGACGAACCCGACGGCGGCGCTCGATCGGTTCGAGGAGAACGGGATCGACTGCGTCGTCAGCGACTACGACATGCCCGGGATGGACGGGCTCGCGCTGTTCGAGGCGGTCGCCGAGCGGGACACCGAGACACCGTTCATCCTGTTCACCGGGAAGGGATCGGAGGAGGTCGCGAGCGAGGCCATCTCGCTCGGCGTCACCGACTACCTCCAGAAGGAGACCGGCACCGAGCAGTACGAGGTGCTCGCGAACCGGATCGAGAACGCCGTCGCCGCACGCCGCGCCACCGAACGCCTCGATCGGTACGAGACGATGATCGAGTCCGTCGACGACGGGCTCTACACGGTCGACGCCGAGGGCCGGTTCACCGCGGTCAACGACTCGTTCGTGGCGCTGACGGGCTACGACCGCTCGTCGCTCGTCGGGAACGACGTCTCGGTGCTGAAGGACGACGAGACCGTCGAGCGGTTCGAGGAGTGTGTTCGGCGGATGCTGCGCGACGACCGGAACGAGGCGTACGTCGAGTTCGACCTCCGGACCGCGGCGGGCGAGGTGATCCCGTGTGAGGATCATCTGGTGTTGCAGACCGACGCCGGGGAGTACGCCGGTGTGGCTGGCGTCGTTCGTGACGTCTCCGGGCGCGAGCGGCGCGAACCCGACCACGAACGCGATCGAGGTGGATGA
- a CDS encoding glutamate--cysteine ligase family protein: MSGSDLAAAVEDVLAVDAGDFRSRAEDEAAVIKEELDAGTFDNPQAIVGLEYEFYAVDRETSALARVPRRLLEFIGFEKELGLHNAEMCTSPQPLNAYGLAAQEAEVNARLRTALDCVRSSGLRLVSDGMWTIPPEGEPTGQYLGRSVEDRGVRIASNMSDSVRYHAMANTAGADAVGMNVGAPHVSLSADTVMPESLITSIQPHYQVPHADDLPEYFQYALRIAGPLLALGVNSPFFPPDLYDDAPAERILDDGWMSHRIHVFEAILNPDGGTGKVRFPRDLDSVEEAADRIAADDTIVPMPIEESNRFDDAFATFRQKHGTYWRWVRPVFEGASKSAANARIEFRPIAGQPTVRDAIAFQAVFAGLMESLTRREHPVASLDWQDAHENFYAAMHDGLDAELTWVTNDGRETHSYDEIYADIFDHAKDGLSSRGLSEDEAAKYLWPLRQRARRRTTPADWKRREVQERLADGDEFAAAVHGMQRAYIDRQADTVIGDSSFADWLDD; the protein is encoded by the coding sequence ATGTCAGGCTCGGATCTCGCGGCGGCGGTCGAGGACGTGCTCGCGGTCGACGCGGGCGACTTCCGGAGCCGCGCCGAGGACGAAGCCGCGGTCATCAAGGAGGAACTCGACGCGGGGACGTTCGACAACCCCCAGGCGATCGTGGGGCTCGAATACGAGTTCTACGCCGTCGACCGCGAGACCAGCGCCCTCGCGCGCGTCCCACGCCGCCTGCTGGAGTTCATCGGGTTCGAGAAGGAGCTCGGACTCCACAACGCCGAGATGTGCACCAGCCCCCAGCCGCTCAACGCCTACGGGCTCGCCGCCCAGGAGGCCGAGGTCAACGCCAGGCTCCGGACCGCGCTCGACTGCGTTCGTTCCTCCGGCCTCCGGCTGGTCAGCGACGGGATGTGGACCATCCCTCCCGAAGGCGAACCCACGGGCCAGTATCTCGGACGGAGCGTCGAGGATCGTGGGGTTCGGATCGCCTCGAACATGAGCGATTCGGTGAGATACCACGCGATGGCGAACACCGCGGGCGCGGACGCGGTCGGGATGAACGTCGGCGCGCCCCACGTCTCGCTGTCGGCCGACACCGTGATGCCCGAGAGCCTCATCACCTCGATCCAGCCCCACTATCAGGTCCCCCACGCCGACGACCTGCCCGAGTACTTCCAGTACGCGCTCCGGATCGCGGGCCCGCTGCTCGCGCTCGGCGTCAACTCCCCGTTCTTCCCGCCGGATCTCTACGACGACGCGCCCGCCGAGCGGATCCTGGATGACGGCTGGATGAGCCACCGGATCCACGTCTTCGAGGCGATCCTCAATCCCGACGGCGGCACCGGGAAGGTCCGGTTCCCCCGTGATCTCGACTCGGTCGAGGAGGCGGCCGATCGGATCGCGGCCGACGACACCATCGTCCCGATGCCGATCGAGGAATCGAACCGGTTCGACGACGCCTTCGCCACCTTCCGGCAGAAACACGGCACCTACTGGCGGTGGGTCCGGCCGGTGTTCGAGGGCGCGAGCAAATCCGCCGCGAACGCCCGGATCGAGTTCCGCCCGATCGCGGGCCAGCCCACAGTCAGAGACGCCATCGCCTTCCAGGCCGTCTTCGCCGGCCTGATGGAGAGCCTGACGCGCCGCGAACACCCGGTAGCGAGCCTCGACTGGCAGGACGCCCACGAGAACTTCTACGCCGCGATGCACGACGGCCTCGACGCCGAGCTGACGTGGGTCACGAACGACGGGCGCGAGACCCACTCATACGACGAGATCTACGCCGACATCTTCGACCACGCGAAGGACGGGCTCTCCTCCCGTGGACTCTCCGAGGACGAGGCCGCGAAGTACCTCTGGCCGCTGCGCCAGCGCGCGCGCCGCCGGACCACGCCGGCCGACTGGAAGCGCCGCGAGGTCCAGGAACGGCTCGCCGACGGCGACGAGTTCGCGGCGGCGGTCCACGGGATGCAGCGCGCGTACATCGATCGCCAGGCCGACACCGTCATCGGCGACAGCAGTTTCGCCGACTGGCTCGACGACTGA
- a CDS encoding tRNA uridine(34) 5-carboxymethylaminomethyl modification radical SAM/GNAT enzyme Elp3 — protein MSTETTDPTESEAFERTCEALIERVLEGDLERDGVEAAKREACAEFSSPKVPKNSEILDRAPEGRREELEKVLRRKPVRTASGVSPVAIMTSPQGCPHGKCLYCPGGPDSEFSSSQSYTGHEPAAARGVQNEYDPYGQVTLRLNQLREIGHPVDKVELILMGGTMTARSHDYQEWFVKRALEAMNDFDPDAEPHPSETESFAQDPEEYDFEYLEDVIAENERGRVRNIGTTFETKPDWCDPEQIDRMLDLGGTKVEVGVQTTYDEINRAMHRGHGTQASVDANRRLRDAGFKVGFHMMPGQPGMDREMCIEDFRRLFEESEWRPDYLKIYPMLIVRGTATYDMWRRDDFEPLGNEEAAELVAEIKSMIPKYVRLQRVQRDIPADFIDAGVWKSNLRQLARQRMADHGWTCDCIRCREVGMNDEPPQNVERDVLTYESGGGTEQFISYEDPDRDLLVGFCRLRFPNDPVRRELRNAAIVRELHVYGPMVEVGGSSADWQHNGYGGKLLGHAESMAADAGFDKLSVISGIGAREYYRDRGYHQDGPYVSKQV, from the coding sequence ATGAGCACCGAGACGACCGATCCGACCGAAAGCGAGGCGTTCGAGCGGACCTGTGAGGCGCTGATCGAGCGGGTGCTGGAGGGCGACCTCGAACGCGACGGCGTCGAGGCCGCAAAGCGCGAGGCATGTGCGGAGTTCTCCTCGCCGAAGGTGCCGAAGAACTCCGAGATCCTCGATCGTGCGCCCGAGGGCCGCCGCGAGGAGTTAGAGAAGGTGCTCCGACGAAAACCCGTTCGGACCGCTTCCGGGGTTTCGCCGGTGGCGATCATGACCTCGCCGCAGGGCTGTCCCCACGGCAAGTGTCTCTACTGTCCCGGCGGTCCCGACTCGGAGTTCTCGAGCTCGCAGAGCTACACCGGCCACGAGCCCGCCGCGGCGCGCGGCGTCCAGAACGAGTACGATCCCTACGGCCAGGTCACGCTCCGGCTCAACCAGCTCCGCGAGATCGGCCATCCCGTCGACAAAGTGGAGTTGATCCTGATGGGCGGAACGATGACTGCGCGGAGCCACGACTACCAGGAGTGGTTCGTCAAGCGCGCACTGGAGGCGATGAACGACTTCGATCCCGACGCCGAACCCCATCCCTCCGAGACCGAGAGCTTCGCCCAGGACCCCGAGGAGTACGACTTCGAGTACCTCGAAGACGTGATCGCCGAAAACGAGCGCGGGCGAGTCAGGAACATCGGGACGACGTTCGAGACCAAACCCGACTGGTGTGACCCCGAGCAGATCGACCGGATGCTCGACCTCGGCGGGACGAAGGTCGAGGTCGGGGTCCAGACGACCTACGACGAGATCAATCGGGCGATGCACCGGGGTCACGGCACGCAGGCCTCCGTCGACGCCAACCGCAGACTCCGGGACGCGGGGTTCAAAGTCGGCTTCCACATGATGCCCGGCCAGCCCGGGATGGACCGGGAGATGTGCATCGAGGATTTCAGACGGCTGTTCGAGGAGTCCGAATGGCGGCCGGACTACCTCAAGATCTACCCGATGCTGATCGTTCGCGGCACGGCGACCTACGACATGTGGCGACGCGACGACTTCGAGCCGCTCGGAAATGAAGAAGCCGCCGAGCTGGTCGCCGAGATCAAGTCGATGATTCCGAAGTACGTCCGGCTCCAGCGGGTCCAGCGCGACATTCCGGCGGACTTCATCGACGCGGGTGTCTGGAAGTCGAACCTCCGCCAGCTCGCGCGCCAGCGGATGGCCGACCACGGCTGGACGTGTGACTGTATCCGGTGTCGCGAGGTCGGGATGAACGACGAACCCCCACAGAACGTCGAGCGCGACGTTCTGACCTACGAGTCCGGTGGCGGTACGGAACAGTTCATCAGTTACGAGGATCCCGACCGCGACCTCCTCGTGGGGTTCTGTCGGCTCCGCTTCCCGAACGACCCCGTCCGACGTGAGCTACGGAACGCGGCGATCGTGCGCGAACTCCACGTCTACGGTCCGATGGTCGAAGTGGGTGGGTCGAGTGCGGACTGGCAGCACAACGGCTACGGCGGCAAACTCCTCGGTCACGCCGAGTCGATGGCCGCCGACGCCGGGTTCGACAAACTCAGCGTCATCAGCGGTATCGGCGCGCGCGAGTACTACCGTGATCGAGGCTATCATCAGGACGGTCCCTACGTCTCCAAGCAGGTGTGA
- a CDS encoding NAD(P)/FAD-dependent oxidoreductase, producing MTDHGNGRDEAVAIVGAGAAGAGAAYALRDTAIDVTVFEKSRGVCGRAATRRKHGCRYDHGANYFKDEDARVTELVTEDLDTEGLAEAEGPVWTFDADGTISEGRDADDHKWTYRAGITQLAKRLFDRTDATIEKSTRVGGIEHVDGGWTLADTDGTDLGRFDSLLLTPPAPQTADLLAATEWNDDLRNDLETAVRDVSFRPTITAVLHYPFELDRPYYALVNTDKDHEIGWCSREECKPGHVPDGESLLIVQLGADWSADRIDDPPEGVTTDAADLTADLLNDDRLADPDWTDFQGWRYAQPGDTVASEPLDRAKGHDLFFAGDWVAGEGRVHLALRNGLDTGERIADRLES from the coding sequence ATGACCGATCACGGGAACGGGCGAGACGAGGCGGTCGCCATCGTCGGCGCGGGTGCGGCGGGTGCGGGGGCGGCGTACGCACTGCGAGACACCGCGATCGACGTCACCGTCTTCGAGAAGAGTCGTGGAGTCTGCGGCCGCGCCGCCACCCGCCGCAAACACGGCTGTCGGTACGACCATGGCGCGAACTACTTCAAAGACGAAGACGCCCGAGTAACCGAACTCGTCACGGAGGACCTCGACACCGAGGGCCTAGCGGAGGCCGAGGGACCGGTCTGGACGTTCGACGCCGACGGAACCATCAGCGAGGGCCGCGACGCCGACGACCACAAGTGGACCTACCGCGCGGGGATCACCCAGCTCGCGAAACGGCTGTTCGACCGGACGGATGCCACGATCGAGAAATCGACTCGCGTCGGCGGTATCGAGCACGTCGACGGGGGCTGGACGCTTGCGGACACCGACGGCACTGATCTCGGCCGGTTCGATTCGTTGCTCCTCACCCCGCCAGCACCGCAGACCGCCGACCTGCTCGCGGCCACCGAGTGGAACGACGATCTCCGCAACGACCTCGAAACCGCCGTTCGGGACGTGTCCTTCCGGCCGACCATCACTGCGGTCCTGCACTACCCCTTCGAACTCGATCGGCCGTACTACGCGCTGGTGAACACCGACAAGGACCACGAGATCGGCTGGTGCTCGCGCGAGGAGTGCAAACCAGGCCACGTCCCCGACGGCGAGAGCCTGCTGATCGTCCAGCTGGGGGCTGACTGGTCGGCCGACCGGATCGACGATCCGCCCGAGGGCGTCACGACCGACGCGGCCGATCTCACCGCCGATCTGCTCAACGACGATCGACTCGCCGATCCGGACTGGACCGACTTTCAGGGGTGGCGCTACGCCCAGCCAGGCGACACGGTCGCGTCCGAACCGCTCGACCGCGCCAAAGGCCACGACCTCTTCTTCGCTGGCGACTGGGTCGCGGGCGAGGGGCGAGTCCATCTCGCGCTCCGGAACGGGCTCGACACCGGCGAGCGGATCGCCGATCGGCTGGAATCGTAG
- a CDS encoding DUF4383 domain-containing protein has translation MTEETPTRQDRFATRLGLFLTAVGVRGLSRERVLGLVGMNRLHAVEHIAVGVGGIAAGASRRGRAYAGFVAVALFAEVVLGVLPWTKEWFRDLFNADRRTTAVQLVVALVSFRAFRSDSE, from the coding sequence ATGACCGAAGAGACACCGACTCGACAGGATCGGTTCGCGACCAGGCTCGGACTCTTTCTCACGGCCGTCGGCGTCCGGGGGCTCTCGCGCGAGCGCGTCCTCGGCCTCGTGGGAATGAACCGACTGCACGCGGTCGAACACATCGCGGTCGGCGTCGGGGGGATCGCCGCGGGGGCGTCCCGGCGCGGACGGGCGTATGCGGGTTTCGTCGCCGTCGCCCTCTTCGCCGAGGTCGTGCTCGGAGTTCTGCCGTGGACGAAGGAGTGGTTCCGCGACCTGTTCAACGCGGACCGCCGGACGACCGCCGTCCAGTTGGTGGTGGCGCTCGTCTCGTTCCGGGCGTTCCGCAGCGACAGCGAGTGA